A window of Pseudochaenichthys georgianus chromosome 11, fPseGeo1.2, whole genome shotgun sequence genomic DNA:
atttattgttcCGCTAATTTAATTATAGCCTGTCAATGATCAGCCGTTCATATACCAAGTTGTTCTTAATTAAAACGCCCATAGtctacacactctaatttactAAAATGTATAATAATTTGCAGAGTCAgaactgtttttcctttgttACCAATAGATACTAATAGGTTGGTTAGATTCAGTAAGTTCAAAGCTGTGGAATTATCATCTTTCTTTGCTCGCTGCATCTTGGCCTTTTTTACCTTATGGCACTAATAACTTTTACAGGTTATCAACTTATTTTCAAataagacatttttttttaaatgatcggATATTTAATCAGTGTATGCCATGAGAAGCATGTAATTATCGGTCTCTGCTGAAAAAATGAAGGATATCCAGTGATTTAAAATGTCTCTTGCAATACTGTTGCATCATCTTCCTGCAGTCATCAATACAGACACAGCAGTGGCAGTGGTGTGAATTAAAAACGGGTACACTGAAAACGTATCTGTTTTATAATTAAAGGATTTTAGAGTGGATTCATGCAGCATTTGCATTGAAGGAGTATATCATCTAAATTCTCAGTGAAATAAGTGCTATAGTGTGTCTATGTACTGCTGGAAGAAATGCACACTTCTGCACATCCTGACCCCTGTGTGTTCACTGTGGTTCAGTCCGACTCACTTGGCAGCTGCTGGCACCTCCGCTCATGAATCCGGAGCAAAGCATGTTGTCGGTGAAGAAGTGAGGGTAGGCGTTCTTGCAGATCCTGTCATCGATGATGGGCTGCCTCAGACACTGCAGCCTGTCAGGGAAGTTGTCTGTGGAGCAAGAAGGAAAGTCTCAGTTACTGTATCTGCCAATATTCAAATATTAGGAGTGAAGTAAGATGACTTCATTTTTCAATGGAAAGTTAAATGACTCCCATTTTGCAAATTAATCCATATATATACAGCTCTGGAAACCACTGCAGCATTATAAGTTTCTCTGGTTTTACTATTTATAGGTATGTGTTTGAgtgaacatttgtttttattctgTAAACTACTGACAACATTTCCCTGTGTTGGCATTCAACAGACACTGGAATGGAATGGCTGCCATACATGTAGAGATTGAGATTTAAGAACAATTTTGAGTggtcttttaatttttttcctGAGTTGTATTTGATTACTTCGGGATAAGGTTTTAACAATTTTTTTAACTGGGCGATAaagctccacaaaatgttttaattgCTGTCAAATTTGTATTTAACCGGAGTTAAGATGGgaacaaagcaaaaaaaactgctatattttttaattaacgTTTTTTActgaaaataatatttccagaTGTAACTCCTTGAATCACCAATCAAAAACATTTGAACAACATATGTTTTCTTAGTGACTGATTATaattacatgtgttttgttatGCGATTGTGTAACTCTGTAAATAACCCTGGGCATGAGTCATCCCTTACTTCCGTTGGCGTAGAGGTTGCCCCAGCCGGACACCATGCAGTTCTCGTCGGCCTGGGGGCAGCGGTTGGGCAGGGCCACGGTCTGGACGTTGCTGTTGAGGGTGGCGGGGCGGCTCAGTTTGATCAGCATGATGTCATTGTCCTGGTTGTAGCTGTTGTACTGTGGGTGCTTGATCATCTTGACTCCATCGATCCACTGCTCCGTGCCCTCGTTCGCAGCGATGTTGTGCTCGCCAAGGCGGACCTGGATATGACTggtggaattatgaaagttacgTTTAGAAATATTTCAAATGAATTACAATCATAATGTATTTGGCGTCACATACATCAGTGGATCTCATTTAAAGGGTGGATTATCAATGATAAACATATACAAAACTTCTAGCAGCAGGCAGTAAGTCTGTCAAAAGGAAGTGGCTTAATTCAGAGCCACACTATTGATAAACggatataaataatatatgaaatatatattttggaaAGGTTGAAGTCTTCCTTCAAATTCCCAAGATTCTTTTCCACGGGTTTGCACTAAGTGGACTGAGTAGACTAAACCTTCGAGGTCAGACTTATTGGAAGAATGTAATGTGatttaaaatatgttatcacATCTAACTTCTCTTTTGCTTATTGTAATTTCTAAGCTACAATTATAAATCATGAAAGCTGATGTCATAAAATAAAATTATTGGAGAGTCACACATAAAATGGTTATCAAATATACTGAAACATGTTGGTTTTACATGTGAATTTACTTGCAGTAATATTTATGTTTTGTAAAATTATGAATGTTAAACAAATGCTTTTccaatacaaaaaaatgcaTACTGTATATCTAATTTCAGATGTATTAGGTTTTTGACTGACTGTGATTACAAAGCATTAACTCTAGTTGGTGTAACTCTAGCTTGCTATCATAGTAGAgtagtaaaacatataattatatttaaaaaatacagaaatgtaCAAAAGAACCAACTCACAACATCTTTCGGTTTCTCCTTTTCTTATGCAGCGGGACGTTATGATTGATTACCTTATTtaagattttcaaaaaataaCCAGGGATTGAGGTTACAAGAAAAAATCTGCTTGATGAGGAAAAGTATTATTCCAGACTCGGGTTTCAGGGGAAAAACGTTGTGACTTCCTGTACTTACAACATgtagcagtgagcagcagacaCCACCCACTGGCTGGAGATGAGGGATCCTCCGCAGAAGTGGTATCCAGCGTTCAGAGACACCTGGTAGGGAACCGAGTTTCTGGGACACTCGTACCCGCCAACAACCTTCTCCTCCTCAGCAGCAACTGATACAGCACATTAGGTCACTTTATTAccatgaatacaaaaataaacaaaaccatTAATATGTTAAAAGTATTGTTTTAAACTATAAGGTCCAGAAATATTCATTTATCAAAACCAGAGAAATAAAAAGTGATCGCCAAGTCTCTTACACACTGCTCCAAGCAGAGCCAGGAATATCAGGGCCTTCATGGTAACTTATCTTTTGAATGTCAGAGAAAGTTCAGCCTGTAACTCTTTATATACGCCTCCTGCTCTTTACGTTCGCACATTTCTCAAGGTCGGGAAGGTAAAATGAAAAACTGTTCTGGGAAAGAGCCATATGGCTGCAGGCAACAAAAAGACCTTGAACGACATGAGAACTAATAGATTAAACTCTGTTTAAAAAGCAAACTTGTTATGTGTTCAGCAATTAGGTATTTGTATGTTTTATGTGCATTTTATTGAGTAGATCAGAACTCGTGaatatgtgtttgtatgtgtgttcaAGGAGACCTGGCTAAGGTAGGCAGCAGTGTGAATAcaactgaaaacacacacaaaacatttaaaaggaGGGAAAAATCAAGAATAGGGAACTCAACATTAAGAGACATTTAAAATAGTCAGTTTTTTACCAGGTACAGAGTTATATATTTGTAAGTAAAAAGTAAAACATCTATTAACCATCACAGATATAAGTTATACATATATCATGATCATGTAGATAATGAATATGAAACCTTTTCACAGACGCCAGCACTTTTGAGAATCAATGGAGTCCAGTTTTAGATGCTGATGTGCACTGAACTGATGTCACATTTCTTATCTGTCAATAATGTGTGAGACAGCAGTTGAGCAGGTGCTCCTTACTCAGCAGTTCGCTGCAGGAACATTCAATAGGTTTATCAGTGATCCACTCAAAGCTAATAAGACTTTCTTTCCAAAACTATAGCAACGCTGGAAAAAAGGAACAACGTAAAGGAAATACTTGTGCATACAGATAGGTGACAAATTAAGTGAAATCATCAATAAATTAAGGGGAACTATTATGCTAATGTTTTTTAAAGTTGTTTTTTAAGTTTGtgcttctactgtgacatgcttacatgctttaatgttcaaaaaggcatTTTGGCTGCAGccactcttttcaccctctgtctgaaaccacagCCCAGATAACTGGcatgaactttgggattttagcctttgcagacacttcacatcaggggtgtccaaactgagGAGCCACATACAGAAAGATATATGAAGGAATGGGCCCCTCCCAGAGATGAGGTATATCGCCTCATAAGTTAAGTTATAAGTTGGAAAAATCAATCCAATGTAGGTAAACTTGAAAAAAACAGCctacatcacagctctccatagggtttcatttatCTTGTTAGCAGCTCATTCCTTGAAACAGATGCTTCAGATCGCTTATaagaggaaatatgaagggtatATTTCAAGGTTGCTATGTAAATGTGTTATTTGGCTTTCcatgttttcaactttaattgactgaatttatttgaaaagtggtctatttaacacatgaatactgtgtaatatatttgaacatatatatttaagaagtacaatataagacaagcagaaGTTTATTATACTCAAgtcattatactttttgaatttgctgagggcctATTCAAaatggcccccgggccgtagtttggacacccctgctttacatGCAAGAaaacctatacaacacactacaggaaagagaaaacctcaaaaagcacaacagggcccctttaaataacACTCATGTAATGAAACAGGACAATAGAGGATTCTAAATAGTTTGTTAAAGATCAATATAATTCTGCTATGAATCCTCCGTCACCAGATATAAAACAAACTGAAGACATAGAGATATTTCAAACAGTCAGCAGACTTTAGAGGCTTTGCCATTGAGCACAAACCTGCTGCAGGTTAACACCCTTACACTtttgaattgttttttaaatgttctttaGTTTGTCACTGATCTGTAGATTTCTTGGTTCCGCTATCAGGAAAAAATAccataaatgtaaaaaatattagacacatttaaaatgtatacGGGTATTTATACAGCACATGTTCACTTAATCATCtccattaaaaaaatatgtttactgATTTGAAATCATATGAAAATCCAAGGCACAATTTAACATTTCCAATTTTTATTGaacataaattaaaaaataaatggaaggtaaaaaaatatttaacagGTTTAGAAATTCTTTATACAATTTTGTACAAGCAAGGATCCATAATAAGCCAATTGAGTAACAAAGCTTTGCGTGtcaataaataaaagaaaacataTTTCCACAGCATTCAGCCTTTTAACTAAAATGTCTCAAATCTCTCTAGATCCAGGAGCTAAACTCAGCTGCACAAAGGGGTAGGTCGCAGGCAGAATAGCAATAATTATTATTGATGTTATTTGTTTTATCAAGAAGTAATgattggaaactgaacaataagGAATCTTTATTTTACCAAATGAGTCGTCAAATTCATTAAATCTTGCTTCATAATATATTTGAGGTAGTACAACTGTGAGAGACAAGAGGATGTGAAATGTAACTTAAACTTTGATTAACTCAGCAATAGCTTCGGTTTATAAATTCAACCTCAATTTACAAAGAGAAAGTTAAAAGCTCAAACACATTTATTTCCATCAGCTTGTTGAATATACatttattgttcaaatatacaaaaatacaaaaaggtGTATAAGGGACTCAGCGGAGCAAAATCATTATATTCAGTTTGAACCCTGGCTGCACCAGGGAACTCTCCCTTATAGACCTCaaatacacaaacattacaAATTAAGAGATAAAGAACAGACAGTAATTGCGGGATAAAAGCATTTACATCACAGCATTTCTGCAGtcacaaataaaaacaggacatttcaactgaggggggggggggggggggggggggagggtttGGGTAACTATATTAAAACTACCTTTTGGGTTAAATGTCACCAGCACCTTGTGGTCTCCAGACTGAAGTTAAAACGCAGCCTGCACTAAAGTTGCCTGGAGATGAATGTGTTTGAACGTCCCTCCTGCTGCGACACCAGTGCTGCTGGAGAAGGTCGTGTCAAAGTAAGGTGCTGAATAAattctcctcatcctcctctgtGACCTTGTATTTACAAATATACCAGCATAACAGTAATAGCTGCAATCGGGCTATCTTAGCTTGCACTGTTTGTAGCTGGTAATAATTGCCTTCTAGCAGAGGCTCCTGACAAATTGAATGTACAAAAGTAAGAATGTGTGTATGAGATGGTGAAACGGTACAAAAATCCCCCAAAAACGGTGCATTGTCCTTAATTTAACTGCACTTTCTCACAGACCAACACCCCAGCATTGACCTAAATAGTACTCATCAGAAACATATGGCTCTAATCTGGTTCACAGCAGTTCAGGGGACAGCAATGTCCTCCACCAGTCTATAAATTATGTTTCCAACAAAGCAAAGCAGATCTGTGAATCAAAGAATTCCCTCTCATGGCTACGTCACAACAGTCGCCTTCATCAGTTCATCAGAGTCAGCCTCCTGAGTTCAAGTGCATTTGTCAAGATGGCTATTTGTGCgttgtgtgcgagtgtgtgttgtACTAGTTCAGGAAGCGACGGCAGCGCCTCGTCGAGCAGTTGCAGTGCAGCTTGCTCTTCTCGTCCTCGATGGGGAACTTGTAGTCGTAGGTGAGTTCTTCGCCCCGGTGGATCTTCCTCAGGGCGAAGATAACGATGTGCTTGCGTCCGTCGACGTTGATGACGCGAGAGTAGCAGTTGGGCTCGCAGGAGTGGTTGATGAAGCGAGCCGCGTTGCCTTGCATCGTCGCGTCAACCACGTCGAAGTCGTCGATGCGGAACATGTAACAGCCGATTCCCTGAGGGAGGGAGATGAAACCATCACATTTCACATTTTCAGTACATGGAACATCTTAAAGAATAAAAAAAGGTACTGTTGAGCCCAAAAtctaaaatacatatatttactcTTAACTTTAGAGCAATTCATCAATC
This region includes:
- the LOC117455105 gene encoding trypsin-like, whose protein sequence is MKALIFLALLGAVFAAEEEKVVGGYECPRNSVPYQVSLNAGYHFCGGSLISSQWVVSAAHCYMFHIQVRLGEHNIAANEGTEQWIDGVKMIKHPQYNSYNQDNDIMLIKLSRPATLNSNVQTVALPNRCPQADENCMVSGWGNLYANGNNFPDRLQCLRQPIIDDRICKNAYPHFFTDNMLCSGFMSGGASSCQGDSGGPLVCNGQLQGVVSWGYDCAMQGHPSVYARVCRYNSWISSTMSNN